Proteins encoded by one window of Sphingosinicella sp. BN140058:
- a CDS encoding NYN domain-containing protein: MATEVRAPRLAVLIDADNASPRIARGLFEEIAKIGEASVRRIYGDFTGTRLKSWVEILAAHAIQPQLSPANTTGKNSSDIALVIDAMDLLHSGRFDGFCLVSSDSDFTRLASRIREQGIDVYGFGEQKTPESFRQACKRFIYTENLLPEAPKPDEPADARPDAATRRPALAVPLIKRAIAQFEGEDGWVALGAVGQRIAALASDFDPRTFGHAKLGDLVESTGTFEVRRDAGRSVYIRVKR; encoded by the coding sequence ATGGCCACCGAAGTCCGCGCACCCCGCCTCGCCGTCCTGATCGACGCCGACAACGCCTCGCCCCGCATCGCCCGCGGCTTGTTCGAGGAGATCGCCAAGATTGGCGAAGCGAGCGTGCGGCGCATCTATGGCGATTTCACCGGCACCAGGCTCAAGTCGTGGGTCGAGATCCTCGCCGCCCACGCCATCCAGCCGCAATTGAGCCCGGCCAACACGACGGGCAAGAATTCGTCGGACATCGCGCTCGTCATCGATGCGATGGACCTGCTCCACTCCGGTCGCTTCGACGGTTTCTGCCTGGTCTCGTCGGACAGCGATTTCACCCGCCTCGCCTCACGGATCCGCGAGCAGGGCATCGACGTCTACGGCTTCGGCGAGCAGAAGACTCCCGAAAGCTTCCGCCAGGCCTGCAAGCGCTTCATCTACACCGAAAACCTCCTCCCCGAAGCGCCCAAGCCCGACGAGCCCGCCGACGCGCGTCCCGACGCGGCGACGCGCCGCCCGGCGCTGGCGGTGCCGCTGATCAAGCGCGCCATCGCCCAGTTCGAGGGCGAGGACGGCTGGGTCGCGCTCGGGGCGGTCGGCCAGCGCATCGCCGCCCTCGCCTCCGATTTCGATCCGCGCACCTTCGGCCACGCCAAGCTCGGCGACCTCGTCGAAAGCACCGGCACCTTCGAAGTCCGCCGCGACGCCGGCCGCAGCGTCTACATCCGGGTCAAGCGTTGA
- a CDS encoding cation diffusion facilitator family transporter, translating to MSADRTLHAQHAPHGRSEDGADGIKPLPPEIRGDMARGRTLEWWTIGLMVTVIVSMGFAAGSSQAMRTAWIEDLLSLVPAIVFLVAAHFEPKAPTRRFPFGYHRANSLSFLIAAVALCAVGVSLLIESVMTLVKQEHATVGPVSLFGHEIWAGWVMVAALVYSIVPPVILGRLKLPVAKRLQDKVLHTDAMMQKADWMTGLAGIAGVIGLGLGFWWADATAAAIISLSILNDGVKALRSATAELVDGAPRALDKDEEAEDAASLRHELEARYPGAEVRLRETGRFIHAEVAGAERPDPVIDLKALWPGTPERAWRLAQLSFVARDERGPGAPGDFGT from the coding sequence ATGAGCGCGGACCGGACACTTCACGCGCAGCACGCGCCCCACGGACGCTCCGAGGACGGTGCCGACGGCATCAAGCCGCTGCCGCCGGAGATACGGGGCGACATGGCCCGCGGCCGCACGCTCGAATGGTGGACGATCGGGCTGATGGTGACCGTGATCGTGTCGATGGGCTTCGCCGCCGGATCGAGCCAGGCGATGCGCACAGCCTGGATCGAGGATCTGCTGAGCCTCGTCCCCGCCATCGTCTTCCTGGTCGCCGCCCATTTCGAGCCGAAGGCGCCGACCCGGCGCTTCCCCTTCGGCTATCACCGCGCCAACAGCCTGTCCTTCCTGATCGCCGCCGTCGCGCTCTGCGCCGTCGGCGTCAGCCTGCTGATCGAGAGCGTGATGACCCTGGTGAAGCAGGAGCATGCGACGGTCGGCCCGGTCAGCCTGTTCGGACACGAGATCTGGGCGGGCTGGGTGATGGTCGCCGCGCTCGTTTATTCGATCGTGCCGCCGGTGATCTTGGGGCGGCTCAAGCTGCCGGTCGCGAAACGGCTGCAGGACAAGGTGCTGCACACCGATGCGATGATGCAGAAGGCCGACTGGATGACCGGCCTCGCCGGCATCGCCGGGGTGATCGGCCTCGGCCTCGGCTTCTGGTGGGCGGACGCAACCGCCGCCGCGATCATCTCGCTGTCGATCCTCAACGATGGCGTGAAGGCGCTGCGCAGCGCCACCGCCGAGCTGGTCGACGGCGCCCCGCGCGCGCTCGACAAGGACGAGGAAGCGGAGGATGCCGCGTCGCTCCGCCACGAGCTTGAAGCGCGCTACCCCGGCGCCGAAGTGCGGCTGCGCGAGACCGGCCGCTTCATCCATGCCGAAGTGGCCGGGGCGGAGCGCCCGGACCCGGTGATCGACCTCAAGGCGCTGTGGCCGGGCACGCCGGAGCGCGCCTGGCGGCTGGCGCAATTGAGCTTCGTCGCGCGCGACGAACGCGGGCCGGGCGCGCCGGGGGATTTCGGCACTTGA
- a CDS encoding YceI family protein — translation MRRTHLALILASSVLGITAAGQAVNASAAQPAAAQAAAPAVASGDYRLDKSHAKIVWGISHFGFSTYYGEFTRFDAQLKLDAANPAASRLEATIDATSLSTNDAKLDAHLNSADFFDTAKFPQARFVSTAVHRTGAKSAHVLGNLTLHGVTKPVELAVTFNGAGQNVAKVPVAGFSAEGTIKRSDFGINAYLPALGDEVALKISGEFNPAN, via the coding sequence ATGCGCCGCACCCATCTCGCCCTGATCCTCGCCTCGTCCGTGCTCGGCATCACCGCTGCCGGCCAGGCGGTCAACGCCAGCGCCGCGCAGCCGGCGGCGGCCCAGGCCGCCGCGCCGGCCGTCGCCTCGGGCGACTACCGGCTCGACAAGAGCCACGCCAAGATCGTCTGGGGGATCTCGCATTTCGGCTTCTCGACTTATTATGGCGAGTTCACCCGCTTCGATGCGCAGCTGAAGCTCGATGCCGCCAATCCGGCCGCCAGCAGGCTTGAGGCGACGATCGACGCGACCTCGCTCAGCACCAACGATGCCAAACTCGACGCGCACCTCAACAGCGCCGACTTCTTCGACACCGCCAAATTCCCGCAGGCCCGCTTCGTCTCGACCGCTGTCCACCGCACCGGCGCGAAGAGCGCCCATGTCCTCGGCAATCTCACCCTGCACGGCGTCACCAAACCGGTCGAGCTCGCCGTCACCTTCAACGGCGCCGGCCAGAATGTCGCCAAGGTGCCGGTCGCCGGCTTCTCCGCCGAAGGCACGATCAAGCGCAGCGACTTCGGCATCAACGCCTATCTGCCCGCCCTCGGCGACGAGGTCGCGCTCAAGATCAGCGGCGAGTTCAACCCGGCAAATTGA
- a CDS encoding reverse transcriptase-like protein, protein MKIFFDGGCHPNPGTIDVAVVLRGQSHIRTTIATGDNNDAEWRALLFALELALAAGLDDVRFVGDSKLVIDQAAGRLPCRSAHLRDFCDEFRTRAAAIPRLRLTHVRRAQNLAGIALDAARWR, encoded by the coding sequence ATGAAGATCTTCTTCGACGGTGGCTGCCACCCCAACCCTGGAACGATCGATGTCGCGGTGGTGCTTCGGGGGCAAAGCCACATTCGCACCACGATCGCCACCGGCGACAATAATGACGCGGAATGGCGGGCCTTGCTGTTCGCGCTGGAGCTGGCGCTCGCGGCCGGATTGGACGACGTGCGCTTCGTCGGCGATTCCAAGCTGGTCATCGACCAGGCCGCGGGCCGGCTTCCCTGCCGGAGTGCGCATCTCCGCGACTTCTGCGACGAGTTCCGGACGCGCGCGGCGGCGATTCCGCGGCTGCGGCTGACCCATGTCCGGCGCGCGCAGAATCTGGCCGGCATCGCGCTGGATGCGGCGCGGTGGCGCTAG